One genomic segment of Nocardia spumae includes these proteins:
- a CDS encoding AAA family ATPase has translation MTTPLDVTIKRTDAVLREIARVVVGKRDELQLIMIAVLSGGHILIEDLPGLGKTLIARSFAAALGLDFTRVQFTPDLLPADLIGSTIYDMASGRFNFRRGPVFTNMLLADEINRTPPKTQAALLEAMAEGQVSIDGETFPLPQPFVVLATDNPIEYEGTYPLPEAQLDRFAMQLRLGYLSEKDETQMIRRRLERGAAIPQVGQVVDAQGLQEMRHAVEFVTVHPDVVTYVVALAAATRGHPQVEVGASPRAELDLVQMSRARALLLGRDYVIPEDVKALAVPAMAHRITLRPEMWVRRIRGEDVISELLRRLPVPRATVT, from the coding sequence ATGACGACACCTTTGGATGTGACCATCAAACGCACCGATGCGGTGCTGCGGGAGATAGCCCGGGTCGTGGTCGGCAAGCGCGATGAGCTGCAGCTGATCATGATCGCGGTGCTGTCGGGCGGCCACATCCTGATCGAGGATCTGCCGGGCCTGGGCAAAACGCTCATCGCCAGATCCTTCGCGGCCGCACTGGGTTTGGACTTCACCCGAGTGCAGTTCACTCCGGATCTGCTGCCTGCGGACCTGATCGGATCGACCATCTACGACATGGCCTCGGGCCGTTTCAATTTCCGCCGCGGGCCGGTGTTCACCAATATGCTGCTCGCCGACGAGATCAACCGCACTCCGCCCAAGACACAGGCCGCGCTGCTGGAGGCGATGGCCGAGGGCCAGGTCAGCATCGACGGTGAAACCTTCCCGCTGCCACAGCCTTTCGTCGTGCTGGCGACCGACAATCCGATCGAGTACGAGGGCACCTATCCGCTGCCGGAGGCGCAGCTGGACCGGTTCGCGATGCAGTTACGCCTCGGATATCTGTCGGAGAAGGACGAGACCCAGATGATCCGGCGCCGTCTCGAGCGTGGTGCGGCCATCCCGCAGGTGGGGCAGGTGGTGGATGCCCAGGGCCTGCAGGAGATGCGGCACGCGGTCGAATTCGTCACCGTACATCCCGATGTCGTCACCTATGTGGTCGCGCTGGCCGCCGCGACCCGCGGCCATCCGCAGGTCGAGGTCGGCGCCAGCCCGCGCGCCGAACTGGATCTGGTGCAGATGTCGCGGGCGCGGGCGTTGCTGCTCGGACGCGACTACGTGATCCCGGAAGATGTGAAGGCACTGGCGGTTCCGGCGATGGCGCACCGGATCACCCTGCGCCCGGAGATGTGGGTGCGCCGGATCCGCGGTGAGGACGTGATCTCCGAACTGCTGCGGCGGCTGCCGGTACCTCGCGCGACGGTGACATGA
- the zapE gene encoding cell division protein ZapE → MTDAAREFLGGRESLGEGAPGGAAARVGAGIGDIALDADQLYAAQCLRQVARRLDSRWHRRPRGVYLYGRPGRGKTMLMDDFFAEVTSEHKRRYHFHEFFASLHRAVGAGGGLPAAVDAVLGRAELICFDEFHVHDIGDAMLLDRLLRTLFDRRITLVATSNYPPENLLPNPLVHAKFEPTIDLLRDHLDVVSVDGAQDYRLLTTHRSGFTAGRYVVGDCSGNAHDDRVDVDGCGDSAVRIPIAHQMLSARRAGNELVIDFAEICANPLSSGDFLTLARTYPRWTVCEVPPLRSVPVDWATRFVNLIDVLYDADLELTLHARVPLADLLGDAPGVRDLDRIASRLRQLDGHPRTAAERPCVPPGSEAVPFG, encoded by the coding sequence GTGACGGATGCCGCCCGAGAATTCCTGGGCGGCAGGGAAAGTCTGGGTGAAGGCGCACCGGGCGGTGCAGCTGCTCGGGTCGGCGCCGGGATCGGTGATATCGCGCTGGACGCCGATCAGCTGTACGCCGCGCAATGTCTGCGGCAGGTCGCGCGCCGTCTGGACAGCAGGTGGCACCGCCGCCCCCGCGGGGTGTATCTGTACGGCCGCCCCGGCCGCGGCAAAACCATGTTGATGGACGACTTCTTCGCCGAGGTGACCTCGGAGCACAAGCGCCGCTATCATTTTCACGAATTCTTCGCGAGTCTGCATCGCGCGGTGGGCGCGGGCGGCGGGCTGCCGGCAGCGGTGGACGCGGTGCTGGGCCGGGCCGAGCTGATCTGTTTCGACGAATTCCATGTCCACGACATCGGCGATGCCATGTTGCTCGATCGGCTGCTGCGGACCCTGTTCGATCGGCGCATCACACTGGTGGCGACCTCGAACTATCCACCCGAGAATCTGCTACCGAATCCGCTCGTGCACGCGAAGTTCGAGCCCACTATCGACCTGCTGCGCGATCATCTCGATGTGGTGTCGGTGGACGGCGCGCAGGACTATCGCCTGCTGACGACGCATCGCTCCGGATTCACCGCCGGACGCTACGTCGTCGGTGACTGTTCCGGCAACGCTCATGATGATCGTGTCGATGTGGATGGTTGCGGCGACAGCGCAGTCCGGATTCCGATCGCACACCAGATGCTGTCGGCCCGCCGCGCCGGAAACGAACTGGTGATCGACTTCGCCGAGATCTGTGCCAACCCGCTGTCCTCCGGCGATTTCCTCACCCTGGCCCGGACGTATCCGCGTTGGACAGTGTGCGAGGTACCGCCGCTGCGGTCGGTGCCGGTGGACTGGGCCACGCGTTTCGTCAACCTGATCGATGTGCTCTACGACGCTGATCTCGAACTGACCCTCCATGCCCGCGTCCCGCTGGCGGACCTGCTCGGCGATGCCCCCGGAGTCCGGGATCTGGACCGTATCGCCAGCCGTTTGCGACAACTGGATGGCCATCCTCGAACCGCCGCTGAGCGGCCGTGCGTCCCGCCCGGAAGTGAAGCGGTCCCGTTTGGATGA
- a CDS encoding MaoC family dehydratase translates to MTSDLSAPATVRVGTTLPELVIHADPTFVVSSALATRDFQDVHHDRDKAVERGSKDIFVNILTDTGLVQRFVTDWAGPKAIVKSLALRLGVPLYAGDTLTLTGTVAAVDGADITIDVVGKDSLGDHISAKAVISLQEARQ, encoded by the coding sequence ATGACTTCCGACCTGTCCGCTCCCGCGACCGTCCGGGTCGGGACCACACTGCCGGAGCTGGTGATCCACGCCGATCCGACCTTCGTGGTCTCCTCCGCTCTGGCCACCCGCGACTTCCAGGACGTGCACCACGACCGCGACAAGGCGGTCGAGCGCGGATCCAAGGACATCTTCGTCAACATCCTCACCGACACCGGTCTGGTGCAGCGGTTCGTCACCGACTGGGCGGGTCCGAAGGCCATCGTGAAGTCCCTCGCGCTGCGCCTGGGCGTGCCGCTGTACGCCGGTGACACCCTGACCCTGACCGGGACCGTGGCGGCCGTGGACGGGGCCGACATCACCATCGACGTGGTCGGCAAGGACAGCCTCGGCGACCATATCTCGGCGAAAGCCGTTATCTCCCTTCAGGAGGCACGCCAGTGA
- a CDS encoding acyl-CoA dehydrogenase family protein has translation MYIDLTAEQHELRDELRAYFADLVTPEEESEMAVNRHGDAYRAVVKRMGRDGWLGVGWPKEYGGQGFGPLEQQIFYNEAVRADVPVPLVTLLTVGPALQSFGTEEQKKKFLPGILTGDIHFAIGYSEPDAGTDLAALRTSAVKDAGGDWIVNGQKVFTTGAHEADFIWLAVRTGSVESRHRGISILIVDTTDPGYSWTPIITADGAHHTNATYFDNVRVPAEMLVGEENGGWKLITTQLNHERVSLGPSGKIDQLYHRVRDWAAGQDVLDEIEVRRALGRLHAMVRVNELLNWQVASNMERPDADQRDVIADASATKVFSTEALQEAGRLAEEIVGRFGDPADASTAELLTWLDKRTKQNLVVTFGGGVNEVMRELIAQMGLRLPRVPR, from the coding sequence ATGTACATCGATCTGACCGCAGAACAGCACGAGTTGCGCGACGAATTACGCGCGTATTTCGCCGATCTCGTCACTCCCGAGGAGGAGTCCGAGATGGCGGTCAACCGTCACGGCGACGCCTACCGCGCGGTGGTCAAGCGCATGGGCCGCGACGGCTGGCTCGGTGTGGGCTGGCCGAAGGAATACGGTGGCCAGGGTTTCGGTCCGCTGGAACAGCAGATCTTCTACAACGAGGCCGTGCGCGCCGATGTGCCGGTGCCGCTGGTGACGCTGTTGACAGTGGGCCCGGCGCTGCAGTCGTTCGGCACCGAGGAACAGAAGAAGAAGTTCCTGCCCGGAATCCTCACCGGTGACATCCATTTCGCCATCGGCTACTCCGAGCCGGACGCCGGTACGGATCTGGCGGCGTTGCGCACCTCCGCGGTGAAGGACGCCGGCGGCGACTGGATCGTCAACGGGCAGAAGGTGTTCACCACGGGTGCGCACGAGGCCGACTTCATCTGGCTAGCGGTGCGCACCGGCTCGGTCGAGTCCCGGCACCGGGGCATTTCGATCCTGATCGTCGACACCACCGATCCGGGCTACTCGTGGACGCCGATCATCACCGCCGATGGGGCGCATCACACCAACGCCACCTACTTCGACAACGTCCGCGTCCCCGCGGAAATGCTGGTCGGGGAGGAGAACGGCGGCTGGAAGCTGATCACCACCCAGCTCAATCACGAGCGGGTCAGCCTGGGGCCCTCGGGCAAGATCGACCAGCTCTACCACCGGGTCCGCGACTGGGCGGCCGGGCAGGACGTACTGGACGAGATCGAGGTCCGGCGCGCACTGGGCCGGCTGCACGCGATGGTGCGGGTCAACGAACTGCTGAACTGGCAGGTCGCGTCGAACATGGAACGTCCCGACGCCGATCAGCGCGATGTGATCGCCGACGCCTCGGCGACCAAGGTGTTCTCCACCGAGGCACTGCAGGAGGCGGGCCGTCTGGCCGAGGAGATCGTGGGCCGATTCGGCGATCCCGCCGACGCGTCCACCGCGGAACTGCTGACCTGGCTGGACAAGCGCACCAAGCAGAACCTGGTCGTCACCTTCGGCGGCGGCGTCAACGAGGTCATGCGCGAGCTCATCGCGCAGATGGGCCTGCGCCTGCCCCGAGTACCGAGATAG
- a CDS encoding bifunctional MaoC family dehydratase N-terminal/OB-fold nucleic acid binding domain-containing protein: MTAQDIIAAGEKIQQAGECAPRRGRDPVNQPMINNWVEALGDTNPIYVDDEAARAAGHPGIVAPPAMAQVWTMPGLHGARPADDPMNAVNDLLDAAGYTSVVATNCEQTYHRYLRPGERPVARTRLGDLVGPKRTGLGEGWFATYLLTWYVDDEPVTEMVFRMLKFAPGTAKPAASAPGEISADDLAKRVRPTVSKDTEFFWEGVKLGELRIQQRPDGSLQHPPVPALWKDHTEQSDYVVASGRGTVFSFVVHHAPKVPGRQLPYVVALVELEEGVRMLGELRGIDPAEVEVGLPVEVGFQQLDDDNTVPYWKAVR, from the coding sequence ATGACGGCGCAAGACATCATCGCCGCCGGAGAGAAGATCCAGCAGGCGGGGGAGTGCGCGCCGCGCCGGGGCCGTGATCCGGTGAACCAGCCGATGATCAACAACTGGGTCGAGGCGCTGGGCGACACCAACCCGATCTATGTCGACGACGAGGCGGCACGGGCCGCCGGGCATCCGGGCATCGTGGCGCCGCCGGCGATGGCCCAGGTGTGGACCATGCCCGGTCTGCACGGCGCCCGCCCCGCCGACGATCCGATGAACGCGGTCAACGATCTGCTCGACGCCGCCGGTTACACCTCGGTGGTGGCGACCAACTGCGAGCAGACCTATCACCGTTACCTGCGTCCCGGCGAACGCCCCGTGGCCCGCACCCGGCTCGGGGATCTGGTGGGGCCCAAGCGCACCGGGCTCGGTGAGGGTTGGTTCGCCACCTACTTGCTGACCTGGTACGTCGACGACGAACCGGTCACCGAGATGGTGTTCCGGATGCTGAAGTTCGCGCCCGGCACCGCGAAGCCCGCGGCCTCCGCGCCCGGTGAGATCTCGGCCGACGATCTGGCGAAGCGGGTCCGGCCCACTGTCTCGAAGGACACCGAGTTCTTCTGGGAGGGTGTGAAACTCGGCGAGCTGCGGATCCAGCAGCGGCCCGACGGCTCGCTGCAGCATCCGCCCGTTCCGGCGCTGTGGAAGGACCACACCGAGCAGTCCGATTACGTCGTGGCCTCCGGACGCGGCACCGTCTTCAGTTTCGTGGTGCATCACGCGCCCAAGGTGCCCGGCCGGCAGTTGCCGTACGTGGTGGCCCTGGTCGAGCTCGAAGAGGGTGTGCGCATGCTCGGTGAACTGCGCGGTATCGATCCGGCCGAGGTCGAGGTCGGCCTGCCCGTCGAGGTCGGCTTCCAGCAGCTCGACGACGACAACACCGTGCCCTACTGGAAGGCCGTGCGATGA
- a CDS encoding acyl-CoA dehydrogenase family protein translates to MDFTRDESQDAVAEVVVSLLEHDSARDLALWPALVDSGLLALPLPEEHGGDGMGLLEVSTMLTELATDAVAVPALSTLGFGVLPLVGRIGDELAGKVFPAVAQGAVLTAALHEPGAPFVAEPQTTAVADGNSVRISGRKIAVPYAEQAQWMLVPTDRGIAVIAGDANGITRTESPSSTGAPEFSVRFDDTVIPAAQLLDIPLVDLHRVALATIGAVADGLLEGVLALTSEHLRTRQQFGRPLAEFQAVAQEIADIYVVSRTLQVAATSANWSLAQTVGGEHYSGDKHLDRVDDDLDVLAFCVASELPAAMQQCHHLHGGIGVDVTHPLHRYYSQAKDIARWLGGASFRLDRLGARCTSI, encoded by the coding sequence TTGGACTTCACCAGAGACGAGAGTCAGGACGCGGTCGCCGAAGTCGTCGTGAGCCTGCTCGAGCACGACAGCGCGCGCGATCTCGCGTTGTGGCCCGCGCTCGTCGACAGCGGACTGCTGGCGCTGCCGCTGCCGGAAGAGCACGGCGGCGACGGGATGGGACTGCTCGAGGTTTCGACCATGCTCACCGAGCTGGCCACCGACGCGGTCGCGGTGCCGGCGTTGTCGACCCTCGGCTTCGGCGTGCTGCCGCTGGTCGGCCGGATCGGGGACGAGCTGGCGGGCAAGGTGTTTCCGGCCGTCGCCCAGGGCGCGGTGCTGACCGCCGCCCTGCACGAACCGGGTGCGCCGTTCGTGGCCGAACCGCAGACCACGGCGGTGGCGGACGGGAATTCGGTGCGTATCAGCGGTCGCAAGATCGCGGTGCCCTATGCCGAACAGGCGCAGTGGATGCTGGTGCCGACCGACCGCGGTATCGCGGTGATCGCGGGCGACGCCAACGGCATCACCCGCACCGAGAGCCCGAGTTCTACCGGCGCGCCGGAATTCTCGGTGCGGTTCGACGACACCGTGATCCCGGCGGCACAGCTGCTGGACATCCCGCTCGTGGATCTGCACCGCGTCGCGCTGGCCACCATCGGCGCGGTCGCCGACGGCCTGCTCGAGGGTGTGCTGGCGCTGACCTCGGAACATCTGCGGACACGGCAGCAGTTCGGCCGTCCGCTGGCCGAATTCCAGGCCGTGGCACAGGAAATCGCCGACATCTACGTGGTCTCGCGCACCCTGCAGGTGGCCGCGACATCCGCGAATTGGTCGTTGGCGCAAACCGTCGGCGGCGAACACTACAGTGGGGACAAACACCTGGACCGTGTCGATGACGATCTCGACGTGCTGGCGTTCTGTGTGGCCTCCGAGCTGCCCGCGGCCATGCAGCAGTGTCATCACCTGCACGGTGGCATCGGTGTCGATGTGACGCACCCGCTGCACCGCTACTACTCACAAGCCAAGGACATCGCCCGCTGGCTCGGCGGTGCGTCGTTCCGGCTGGACCGGTTGGGAGCCAGATGTACATCGATCTGA
- a CDS encoding DUF4129 domain-containing protein, with the protein MAGVRAAIPRAIGLIALMACVVFALRGYLPGTGGPHVVSPPSAVTVALMPVLSLVSVVILLAGVLTSQHRLPLAMPEVDRDSDRPFRLSRFGIVVLIAVAVGAVLTAVVWALYLLIGGHGGEATPQPNPASPATSQQPQPTTPAPAQPFSGTPELSGNALIFVAAAAAALVAVAIIGLGVVAFGARDRRGRPQPSAAPAPTDAPVSLAQVAEMGLAAMMASGKDARIAIIACYVAMESGLAQAREVAPLISDTPSEVLARAFDRGVLHDASARELVTLFEEARFSPHSILEWQRMRAEQLLRIVLADLQGARL; encoded by the coding sequence GTGGCCGGGGTGAGAGCGGCGATACCACGCGCGATCGGGCTGATCGCACTGATGGCGTGTGTCGTGTTCGCGCTACGCGGATACCTTCCGGGGACCGGCGGCCCGCATGTCGTGTCGCCGCCCTCGGCGGTGACCGTCGCCCTCATGCCGGTGCTGTCGCTGGTGTCGGTGGTCATCCTGCTGGCGGGGGTTCTCACCAGTCAGCACCGTCTCCCGCTGGCCATGCCCGAGGTGGACCGCGACAGTGACCGCCCGTTCCGGCTGAGCCGGTTCGGCATCGTCGTGCTGATCGCCGTCGCGGTCGGCGCGGTGCTCACCGCGGTGGTCTGGGCGCTGTACCTCCTGATCGGGGGCCACGGCGGCGAGGCCACACCGCAACCGAATCCGGCTTCTCCGGCGACCTCGCAGCAGCCCCAGCCCACCACCCCGGCGCCCGCGCAGCCCTTCTCCGGCACACCGGAATTGAGCGGGAACGCACTGATATTCGTGGCGGCCGCCGCGGCCGCGCTGGTCGCCGTCGCGATCATCGGCCTCGGGGTGGTGGCATTCGGCGCCCGCGATCGTCGCGGCCGTCCGCAGCCATCGGCCGCCCCGGCGCCCACGGACGCGCCGGTATCGCTGGCGCAGGTGGCCGAAATGGGGCTGGCCGCGATGATGGCCTCCGGTAAGGATGCGCGCATCGCGATCATCGCCTGCTACGTCGCCATGGAAAGTGGTCTGGCGCAGGCGCGGGAGGTCGCACCGCTGATCTCGGACACCCCCTCGGAGGTGCTGGCCCGTGCCTTCGACCGCGGTGTGCTGCACGACGCCTCGGCCCGGGAACTGGTCACCCTCTTCGAGGAGGCCCGGTTCAGTCCGCATTCGATCCTGGAATGGCAGCGGATGCGGGCCGAACAACTGCTGCGCATCGTGCTCGCGGACCTGCAGGGAGCCCGGCTGTGA
- a CDS encoding DUF58 domain-containing protein encodes MRHRDTRSATEVELRWRPAPLVYMLAVAAAAALVPAIMLERWQLAVFAAPMLGVLATAPIQLSRTRVQVDGGGILRCFESEEIELEVAAFVEHGHALLRCRPGDAAGLELRVEEESDSGPAPAGLRLALSTSRWGRYPVTVRLTALSPAGLALASATVPAGEVYVYPVADPQRMRMPRTELPERIGTHLTRRHGPGVEYADIRAYAPGDQLRIVNWPVSARRGRLYVTERLTNRAADVVVLVDTSLQAPGPASDSMELSVRGAAQVAQTALQAGDRTAVVCLGRAPRWLRPDIGRRQFYRIVDTVLGVGDEHIPNVGTLAPHTAVPLGAIVVAFSTLLDTEFALALIDLRKRGHAVVVVDVLRGPPFTEGLDPTLARMWQLERTAMYRDMGTVGVDIVAWPEGARLDQAMQLVPEHRRLVRVKR; translated from the coding sequence ATGAGACATCGCGACACCCGATCGGCCACCGAGGTCGAGCTGCGCTGGCGGCCCGCGCCGCTGGTGTACATGCTGGCGGTGGCCGCCGCCGCGGCGCTGGTCCCGGCGATCATGCTGGAACGCTGGCAGCTGGCCGTTTTCGCGGCACCGATGCTGGGCGTGCTGGCCACCGCGCCGATTCAGTTGTCGCGGACCAGGGTTCAGGTCGACGGCGGTGGCATACTGCGCTGCTTCGAGTCCGAGGAGATCGAACTCGAGGTCGCCGCCTTCGTGGAACACGGGCACGCACTGCTGCGCTGCCGGCCCGGGGACGCGGCCGGTCTGGAGCTGCGAGTGGAGGAGGAGTCGGACTCCGGGCCCGCACCGGCCGGGCTGCGGCTGGCGCTGTCCACCTCGCGCTGGGGGCGCTACCCGGTCACCGTGCGGCTGACCGCGCTGAGTCCCGCGGGTCTGGCGCTGGCGTCGGCGACCGTCCCGGCTGGGGAGGTGTATGTGTATCCGGTCGCGGATCCGCAGCGAATGCGCATGCCGCGCACCGAACTTCCCGAACGGATCGGCACCCACCTGACCCGCCGGCACGGCCCGGGGGTGGAGTACGCCGATATCCGCGCCTACGCGCCCGGCGATCAGTTGCGCATCGTCAACTGGCCGGTGAGCGCGCGCCGCGGCCGGCTCTACGTCACCGAACGGCTCACCAACCGGGCGGCGGATGTCGTCGTGCTGGTGGACACCTCGCTGCAGGCGCCTGGCCCGGCCTCGGATTCGATGGAGCTGTCGGTGCGCGGCGCCGCGCAAGTGGCGCAGACGGCGCTGCAGGCGGGCGACCGGACGGCGGTGGTCTGTCTGGGCCGCGCACCACGCTGGTTGCGCCCCGATATCGGGCGTCGCCAGTTCTATCGCATCGTCGATACCGTCCTCGGTGTCGGTGACGAACACATCCCCAACGTCGGAACGCTGGCCCCGCACACCGCGGTGCCGCTCGGCGCGATCGTGGTCGCGTTCTCGACGCTGCTGGATACCGAATTCGCGCTGGCACTGATCGATCTGCGCAAGCGCGGACACGCCGTGGTGGTGGTCGACGTGCTGCGTGGTCCGCCGTTCACCGAGGGGCTGGATCCGACGCTCGCCCGGATGTGGCAGCTGGAGCGGACCGCGATGTACCGCGATATGGGCACGGTGGGGGTGGACATCGTGGCCTGGCCCGAGGGCGCCCGGCTCGATCAGGCGATGCAGTTGGTTCCCGAACATCGGCGGCTGGTGCGGGTGAAGCGATGA
- a CDS encoding lipid-transfer protein, which translates to MTGLSRRAAIVGIGATDFSKDSGRSELRLAAEAVTAALADAGLTPADVDGLTTFTMDTNTQAAVARATSIPSLKFFSNIPFGGGAAAATVQHAAMAVATGIADVVVAYRAFNERSGNRFGQFATHLATGNPSSSGVDNAFSYTHGLGTPAAQVAMVARRYMHVYGARSTDFGAVAVADRKHAAVNPAAHFYGKPITLDDHQASRWIAEPLHLLDCCQETDGGVAIVITSAERAKDLPNKAALIAGAAQGSGADQYVMTSYYRDGLTGLPEMGLVGDQLWAQSELRPEDMQAAILYDHFTPFVLMQLEELGFCGRGEAKDFIADGAIEIGGRLPLNTHGGQLGEAYIHGMNGIAEGVRQIRGASVNQVEGLSNIVVTAGTGVPTSGLVLTAV; encoded by the coding sequence GTGACGGGATTGAGCCGTCGCGCCGCCATCGTGGGTATCGGCGCCACCGATTTCTCCAAGGACTCCGGCCGCAGTGAGTTGCGGCTGGCCGCCGAGGCCGTCACCGCCGCACTCGCCGACGCGGGTCTCACCCCCGCCGACGTGGACGGCCTGACGACCTTCACCATGGATACCAACACCCAGGCCGCCGTCGCGCGCGCCACCAGTATCCCGAGCCTGAAGTTCTTCAGCAACATCCCCTTCGGCGGTGGCGCGGCCGCCGCGACCGTGCAGCACGCGGCGATGGCGGTGGCGACGGGTATCGCCGATGTCGTGGTGGCCTACCGGGCGTTCAACGAGCGATCCGGAAACCGCTTCGGGCAGTTCGCCACTCATCTGGCCACCGGTAATCCGAGCTCCTCGGGTGTGGACAACGCGTTCTCCTACACTCACGGCCTCGGTACCCCGGCCGCCCAGGTCGCCATGGTGGCCCGGCGCTACATGCACGTATACGGCGCGCGCAGTACGGATTTCGGCGCGGTCGCGGTCGCCGACCGCAAACACGCCGCGGTGAATCCGGCCGCCCACTTCTACGGCAAGCCGATCACCCTCGACGATCATCAGGCGTCCCGCTGGATCGCCGAGCCGCTGCATCTGCTGGATTGCTGTCAGGAGACCGACGGCGGCGTGGCGATCGTGATCACCAGTGCCGAGCGGGCGAAGGATCTGCCCAACAAGGCCGCCCTGATCGCCGGTGCCGCCCAGGGGTCGGGCGCCGATCAGTACGTGATGACCAGTTACTACCGCGACGGGCTGACCGGCCTGCCGGAAATGGGCTTGGTCGGCGACCAGCTGTGGGCGCAGAGCGAGCTGCGGCCCGAGGATATGCAGGCCGCCATTCTCTACGACCACTTCACCCCGTTCGTGCTGATGCAGCTGGAGGAGCTGGGTTTCTGCGGCCGTGGCGAAGCCAAGGATTTCATCGCCGACGGTGCGATCGAGATCGGTGGCCGGCTGCCGCTGAACACCCACGGCGGCCAGCTGGGCGAGGCCTACATCCACGGCATGAACGGCATCGCCGAAGGAGTGCGCCAGATCCGGGGCGCCTCGGTGAATCAGGTTGAGGGCCTGAGCAATATCGTGGTCACCGCCGGGACCGGCGTGCCGACCTCGGGGCTGGTGCTGACCGCCGTCTGA
- a CDS encoding helix-turn-helix domain-containing protein codes for MSVSLIRDEKAVLSIGASEVEQARAFKDRIQQARGAAVAGGGESITVGLSSGDIVEMPAQLTSLVSQILDLVSRGCTVTVGSVPNEVTTTTAAKMLGISRPTLMKLVKEQVLPAHKVGSHTRLFSRDVLEHRERQRVAQRDSFDQLRELEDELGMTD; via the coding sequence ATGAGCGTGTCACTGATTCGCGACGAGAAGGCAGTCCTTTCGATCGGTGCAAGTGAAGTTGAGCAAGCTCGAGCGTTCAAAGATCGCATCCAGCAGGCGCGAGGCGCCGCCGTGGCTGGTGGCGGAGAGAGCATCACTGTGGGGCTCAGCAGTGGCGACATCGTGGAGATGCCGGCTCAGTTGACCTCTCTGGTCTCACAGATCCTCGATCTCGTCAGCCGCGGGTGCACCGTGACAGTCGGGAGCGTCCCCAACGAGGTGACCACCACGACGGCCGCGAAGATGCTCGGAATCTCACGCCCGACATTGATGAAGTTGGTCAAAGAGCAGGTGCTGCCCGCTCACAAGGTCGGTTCGCACACGAGGCTTTTCAGCCGGGACGTCCTCGAACACAGAGAGCGTCAGCGTGTGGCACAGCGTGATTCGTTCGATCAGCTGCGTGAACTCGAGGACGAGCTGGGCATGACGGACTGA